The region GTCACCCCATCTTCTTGCTCTTGTCCTCCCCtccatctccttctctctccctgggagACTGGTTTTGCCCCTGCCTCTTTCCCCCTGCCCTGTAGATTGCCTGTCTCTCATTTCCCCTGTCTGGCCTCTGCAGGCTCTTTACTGCTCCAGTtgccctgctctgccctctggTGCCTTTTTCTCGCAGGCCTGGCTCACACAGCACCTTCCCAGCTTTTCTAATATTCCTTCCTGTATTCTCCCTTGTCTCCCTGTATCTTTCTTCATCTGTGTCTTCACCATGTttttcccaccccaccccgatTCTCCAACCGGGTCTCCATGTCTTTTGCCCCTTTCCTCTAGtctttttacttcttctttcacAAAGAGAAGAAGAAACAATGTCCCACCTTTTTCCTCCTGCTgagccccttccttctcctcccactgaTATCAGTTATACTcccattattattaattttcctctctccctgtctGTAGCCCACTTGCAGATTCTGGTTCTCTGTGCCTCTCTCCACCTTCTTCCCAattgtgtgtgtctctccctcccttcaggGCCTCTTTATCTTTCCCCATCATTCtctgtgcttttgtttctttctagttttgtctgtttattggacatgactgagtgatggagcatgcacacactgagCATGCACTGGGTCATTTTTAGTCCCTGTAGGCCTGTGACAAtgctggaggagggtatgggcagggagagctggagaaaggggaagggaggaaaaacATATCTTCAGAACTTGACAGAACCATGTATTATTGCAACGAACCTCCTgttttatttcacagatgagaaacaaTTACTTGCTCAGAGTGACAGCAgtaaacagaaaaagtgaaaattcaaaattACTTTGAGTCTTTTAGTCCCTTAGCTTGTGCTGCAAGAGAGTCGGTATTTGAGTAAAAGATAAGTATAAGGgtccaaaatgaaaacaaaaacaaattttctgTGATTTCTATTACATCCTAACAAGAAGCCAAGGCTGGCATCTCTAGCCCCAGATCCAGCCAATTTGGAATCTGGAGGTTTATCCCTACAAGGACTTGGCAATCACAtgattcatttctgtttcttcattggtCACAGGTCATTATCACACCTGGAGTGGCAGGGTCAGAACCTGAGGTTCAGAGAGTTCGAGCAACTGGGCCTTAGGACACACAAGTCAGCCAAGGAAAGTAAAGGTAAAACCCAGTCCCCAGGCTCTACTTAGGGCAAAGACACAAACTCATCAAAGGTCAAGGAGTCCTTAGAGGGCAGAGTCCTGTCAGCTACATCTCCTCTACCCTCATCCTGAAAGAACAAGCTGGAGGTAAAAACTGGGCAGTTTCTCACCCATCGGGACCTGTTCAATTATCTTTCTCTTAGGACTTGTTTCCTATCCAAAACACTTTTATCTTAAGCAGTAAATGTACTTGCATTGAGCTATATAAGCTGATTCCCAAGTGTAACTCAATGGAGGAGATGAGCTCAGACAAAAGGAGAAGCTCTCCCTTCCGTCCTCTTCCAATCTTGTCTAGGTCCAGCACGTCTTCCTCCATCTCTGATCTTTCACTCTCATGTCCATCCTTTTACCCAGCTAATCTGAACGAAGAAGTTAAATCCCTATATATTCCATCTTCACAGTatctctgggggcttccctggtggcccagtggttaagactgtgccttCCAACGCAACTCTCTCCCAACATGTCTCATTTTTCCCTAGGCAAAATTCTTAATGGTGAAGTTACATACTGTCAAATTTTCTTGCAGAAAGATTACagtcatttatttcccatatgaATTTTCATATCAATATACAAGAATGTCTCCTTTACTGTAAACTGGATGCCGGgcattatcattttaaaagaaagaatttttgccAATGTATAGGTTCAAGGCTGTTTCATTGATGTTTTAACAGGCAGTCTTTACACTTTTGTGGGTTCATTATTCATGAATCTCTTCTTTTGTGAATTGATTATTCATATCTCAATTTTGGTTATTAGTCTTTTCTTTGTGAAGAAATGACCTTTATATTCTAATCATTTTAATAACTTGTATGCCACATTGTTGTtaatgttcagtcactaagtcatgtccacctctttgcaactctgtaaatggcagcatgccaggcttccctgtccttcactgtctcctggagtttactcaaattcatgtccattgagtcagtgatgctatccaaccatctcatcctctgtcatctccttctcctcttgccctcaatctttcccagcattacagccttttccagtgagtcagctcttcgcatcaggtggccaaagtattggagcttcagcttcagtatcagtccttccagtgaaaattcagggttgttttcctttaggattgactggcttgatctccctgctatccaagagactctcaagagtcttctgcagcaccaaaattcaaaagtgtcaattctttggcactcagccttgtttatggtccaactcttacatccataaatgactactggaaaaaccatagctttgcctatatagacttttggtggcaaagtgatgtttctactttttaatacagtatctaggtttgtcataacttttcttccaaggagcaagtgtctttcagttttgtggctgcagtcaccatttgcattgattttggagcccaagaaaacaaaatctgtcactgctgcaactttttccccatctatttgccatgaaatgatgggatcaataccatgatcttagttttttgaatgttgagttttaagctagctttttcattctcctctttcaccctcataaagaggctatttagttccttcACTTTTtgcattagagtggtgtcatctgcgtgtttgaggttgttgatatttctcttgccatcttaattccagcttgtgattcatccagcccagcatttagcatgatgttctctgcagagaagttaaataagcagactgacaatatacagccttgatgtactcctttcacaatttgaaactagtccattattccatgtctggttctgttacttcttgacctgcatacaggtttatcaggaagcaggtaaggtggtcttgtattcccatatctttaagaattttccaccgtttgttgtgatccacagagtcaaagactttagtgttttcaatgaatcagaagtagatgtttttatgaaattcccttgctttttcttgtATCCCACATATACaactattattctttttttaacttaaagaaaaaattattttttatatttatattgtcaacaatatttatttttttcttttctacttttcttcctttattcttatgcttaaatgaaagaatgaaaacactGAATAGTGACATTTAAGTAAGGGATATGCAATGAGCATAATGCAATTGAGCATCATGTGGAGACAGGGAAATTCAGGAAGCACCAACTTTCTTTTTACCATTAAGTAGATCAGTTTTCAAACTGTGACTCCCAGCATGTGAAGAACCTGGGaaattgttagaaatgcaaattctaacTCTCCAATCCCATCTTCCAATTCAAATCTCCTTATGACACGTAGCAGCAGCATCTGACATGCCTTCCAGGTAATTCTGAAGCACAGTGAAGTTTGAAAGCACTGACTTGGAAGCATTGGATTCGTGGCTCATGGCCCAGGTAACAGGAGTAAGGAAAGTCTTAGAACAGGGAGACaaggggagatgggaggaggttcCAAGAAGTAGACCAGTCTCCAGTCACCTGCCAGCTGGCTGGGAGCTATATAGGAAGAAGTGCTGCACAGATAACTTAGGAACTATACAGcattaaatgttcatttaaaaaaagagttctcTGTTCTGTGCTGCATTATAAATCTTTCCTTTTACCCATACCTTTCGGACAAGTCTTACATATATCATCCTTGTGTTAGTGAGGTTTGGGGACATGATGAAGAAAGAGCATGGGGATGAACCACTGAAAAGTTAAGTACCCACACAAGCAAGGCAGCAAGGTGGGTCAAGGATTCAATGAGACAATGGGTTTTAGAGCAAAATGGCCTGGGAATCACAAGGAGCTCTCAAAACTACTGAGAAACAGACAGCAGGTCCGATGAGGAGCTATGTTGCTTTGTTTGGTTATTAGAAATAAAGGTCAACACCAAGAGGTTGAAGGAATTGGAACAATCAGTTGATGCTTAAAGGCATCTCTACCACCATAAAATAAGTATTCACCCATATATTTTTCCAAGATTGTCTTACTATATTACTTCTTGCATTTCACTCTTTAACATACTTAGAATTTATCTTGGTAGATGGCATGAAATCATTTTCCTACCCATATCATTTGTAACTCTTCCTTGCTCCCCCTGATTTACAACAAATAGTAAGCATTTGGCAAAAACTATGTTGAATCAATGACATAATTAATGAACAACGGTAAAGTTTTGTTCACCAGAAAAAGTCTGACATTAACGATAATCCTAACAGTGATGAGAAGTTTAACCCATTTTATGAGTGTAATAGTTCTAATCCTGATCTTTAAACCAAGGTTTATAAACCTCTGCTGTCCCAAGAGAAATCATAAATGGAACAAATAAGTCTGAGAAAAGCAAAGCTGTCTctggaaaggaagagacagaattGAACACAGCACCCAGCATTTCCTTGACTTGGCCTTCAACATTTCATCATCGTGACCATAACTTAATCCAGAACCAAATGCTGACACCATTCAAACTACTACAGGGACCTCTCCAGTAGTGCCCCATCTGCTAGCCCAAACTTCCTGTTaagaaacataaatgaaaaaatgagtgTGAAAGTTCCTTAGTACCAAAACCCAATAAATCACATATCCCCCAAACCCTTTACACAGGCCGAGCACAATGCAGGAACTCAACCAGTCCACTGTGACAGAATTCATCCTGTTGGGCTTTGCCTCGAGCCCCAGGACTGACCCTCTGCTCTTCACCTTCTTTCTAGTCTTTTACCTGCTGATCCTTGTGAGCAACAGCCTCCTCATCACCCTCATCCACCAGGACACACGCCTCCACACGCCCATGTACTTCTTCATCAGTGTCCTCTCCATGCTGGACATGTGCTACACCACCACGACTGTGCCCCAGATGCTCATGCATATTCTCAGCAAGAAGAGAGCCATCTCTTTTGCTAGATGTGTGGCCCAGATGTACCTCTTCCTCTTCTGTGGAATCACTGAGTACTGGCTTTTCACCATCATGTCCATAGACAGGTACATGGCCATCTGCCACCCTCTCCGATATAAGGTCATCATGAGCCGCTGGGTGTGCCTCCTCATGGTGGGCATCTGTGCAGCCTATGGTGTGGTGGGTGGTCTGTCCTATACCTTCTTTGCTATGCGCCTTCCCTACTGTGGCCCTAATGAAATTGACCACTACTTCTGCGAGGTCCCTGCGGTCCTGAAGCTGGCCTGTGCAGACACATCCCTCAATGATTTGGTGGACTTCATCACCGGCTTCAATGTCATTGTGGTCCCACTCTCCTTGATTGTCCTTGTCTATGTCAACATCTTTGCCACCATCATGAAGATCCGCTCAGCCCAGGGGCGGGTcaaggccttctccacctgtgccTCCCACATCACCGTGGTCACCATGTTTGCGATTCCATGCATCGTCACGTACATGAGCCCTGGCTCTGACTCCTTGTCAAACAGTGGCAAGAAAATGGCCCTTTTCTACAACATTGCCACAGCCTTCCTCAACCCTGTCATCTACAGCCTGAGGAATAAGGATGTGAAAAATGCTTTCCTCAAACTGATGGGAAGGGGCAGGGCCCCAGAGTGACACTTTAAAGATTAAAATCTGGGAAATCTTACATGAGAGTGCACACTAACCAACTCCATGAAGACTCTTCCATGAGACCTGGAAGATGCTAACCACAATGCTAACCATTCAACTCTCCAGTGGGAGAGAACAGGGTGTTTGGCAATCAGCATTGTCTATTGTGCTGTGGTTTGAAACAAAGACGATCCAGAAGATCTAACACAGTGGTCAAGAGCTAGGACTCTAGTGCCAGGCAGACCAGGATGACACACTTGGCTTTATCAATTATGACATATGTGAATTTTTTCTATTAACATAATTAatcatgtgtttttatttattaatgtttttggCCTGTGAATTCTTACAGCTCATTTAACTCCTTTAAGGTTTGTATCGCTCCCTCAGAGGGAAGTTgtaatgattaaatgagataatatacaaAATGTTCTTCATACAGAGCCTGACATACAGTAGTTTTTAGGGAGTGTTAGtttcaattttaaatatcttttactcATGGATGAATTATCAACCCTTAAATGGCCATGATCTTCCTGGTTAGTGGCAGTAACTGAATCCCTAGAGAGACATTGAAAAAAAAGGGTGATGGAGTTGGAGAGTGGAAGAAGGAAGAACTCATAAACTGTGAAGTGGAGATTTTTATGGTTGGAAAAGAACTTGAGAAGGATGAAATGAGCCTATATGTATCCATCTATAAGCTGTGCCAGTTAGAGCATTTGGGCTCAGTTGAAGTTATTAGTATCTTAGAAAGGGGCAAAACTTTCCTTTATgaccatttttttctgttctcatatttttctctcttcatttctcctttttttttctaatgacacccatttttaaaaacaatagccTGTCTGGATAATCTCAAGGAGAAGAGATTCTGTGCACTTAAGGATGAGAGAAATTAGAGGATGAATACAATGTGACCTCCAGATGCAAAATTTAGGGAGTTCAGAAAGAGGTTAAAAATTCAGTGGAGGTTTTTTGTTCTGTTCTCTCTTGCTTGAAGGGACTTTCCCCAAAACAATGTTTATTTCTCATAGAATCTTTACAAATATGAATTGTTTTTCCCATGTTTCATCAATCTGCAGGGTTGTGGTACAGGGCATCACCCATATTTACTGACTGCTGGCTGCCACGGGAACTTCAGAACCAACAAAGCAATTCCCCTGATGTTCTAGAGACATGTCCCATAAGCTAGCATGGAGCCCCTTTGTGTTTTTCCCAACCTCTTGCTGATGTACACTGTCTATGAAACTCCTTACAAAAAAAATCAACTGGGCTTGCCAAAAAATATAACATGAATGTCTGTTCCCTCTGTAACAGGCCAGGCTCCATGTCAAAGGTGCAGGTTCACAATTCCCCAAAGTTATTACCCAACCTC is a window of Ovis aries strain OAR_USU_Benz2616 breed Rambouillet chromosome 1, ARS-UI_Ramb_v3.0, whole genome shotgun sequence DNA encoding:
- the LOC101108173 gene encoding olfactory receptor 2D2-like, giving the protein MQELNQSTVTEFILLGFASSPRTDPLLFTFFLVFYLLILVSNSLLITLIHQDTRLHTPMYFFISVLSMLDMCYTTTTVPQMLMHILSKKRAISFARCVAQMYLFLFCGITEYWLFTIMSIDRYMAICHPLRYKVIMSRWVCLLMVGICAAYGVVGGLSYTFFAMRLPYCGPNEIDHYFCEVPAVLKLACADTSLNDLVDFITGFNVIVVPLSLIVLVYVNIFATIMKIRSAQGRVKAFSTCASHITVVTMFAIPCIVTYMSPGSDSLSNSGKKMALFYNIATAFLNPVIYSLRNKDVKNAFLKLMGRGRAPE